From the genome of uncultured Methanobrevibacter sp.:
TACTACAGACAAACCAACCCAGAAAAAATAAAGAAATTATACAAGACCAAAAATGGAATTCTAACATTTTTAGACTTCCAAATGCAAAACTGGACACAATCACATAAAAATTAAATAAGGCTATAAAATTTTACAGACTCATTTTTTTCAAAAACACCACTCAAAAAACTATCCATATAATTACAATAACGATTAATTAAATTATAACTTAACAAAAATTAATCAATTTAATCAAACATTATTTCAAGATAAATTACACTTATTCTAAAAAAATTAATGTTTGAATAATTTCATCTACATGTACAGAGTAGTTTTTTAGAATTTAATAAAAAAAGAAAAAAAGATAGAGATGAAAATCTCTATTTAATTGTTATTTTAACTGATTTGCTTGCAGCTTTGTAAGTGTTGTCACCAGCATATTTAATGGAAGCAGTGAATTTGCCTTTTTTGGTTATTTTAAGGCTGAATGTTGCCTGACCTTTAGCGTTTGTTTTTGCTGTGTAGGTTTTTCCATTAAGTTTAAGGGTGACTTTTTTACCTTTAGCAAGGTATGTTTTTCCATCGATGGATGATCCTTTGATGGTTTTTAAAGTTACAGTGTATTTTTTGGTTTTCGCAGTAGCTTTAAATGTTTTTGCGCTTGCAGAAATTGAGGTAGTTTTCTTGTTGATAGTAACTTTGTGTACAGCCATAGAAGCGTTGTAGTCCTTATCACCTAAGAATACCAGTACAAATGTGTATAAACCTGCGTTTTTCAAGTTAATTTGAACACTTGCATAACCGTTTGCATCAGTGGTTCTGTTTAATGTAACACCATTGTAACCAATATAGATTGTTTTATTTACAAGAGGATTACCATTTTCATCTAAGAGCTGGAATGTGAAGTTTCCACCACGTTCTCCTTCATAGTAATCACAAGCATATTGTGTGAAGTCACTGCTCATTATAGTAGTATTGGTTCTTGCAGGAGCAATATCTTTTAATATGACTGTTGCGTTTGAAGGTTTTAAGAAACTGTCTCCATCAAATGATATTTTAATTTCAGCATTGGTCAAATTAGTGATTTTGAAAACACCATTACTGTCAGTTTGGGTTGTGTAGTTTACACCATCTACAGAGTAATTAATAGTATCTTTTGCAATTGGATTTCCATTAACATCAGTCAAAGTACCGGTAATATTGCAGTTACCGTATACTTCATCAATAGAAATCATAGTTGCAGCCTTATTTTCAATTACAGGAGTGTTATTGTAAACTTCAGAGTTAGCAGCATTGGTTACACTGTCATCGCCTGCGAATTTTTTACCTACAAGGTAGTTATCATGTACGGATGCAGCAGTGTCTCTGACATCAATTGCATAATCTGCAGTGGTTTGAATATTGTTGTTAGTGATTGTTGAATTACCTTGAACAACTTTAATACCTGCAGTATCAGTACCGAATGCTTCCCATACACTTTCAGTACCAACATTGGAAGCATTAGATAAAATTTGAGTATTGTCAACAGTTAATTTGGATCCTCTGTAAGCAATACCAGTAGTGTAGTTACCGTTTACAGTAATGCCTGAATCAACAATATTACTTTCAACATCACCTAAAGACATACCGATTACGAGATATGCTTCACCGACAATGTCGTTTCCGGTGTAGTTTACAGAAACATTCTGACCGTTCATACCTGAATAGACAGGATAAGCAAGTTGTGCTCCTTTTGCGATAATACCGTTGTCTTTAACAACACCAGTAGCAGGACCTTCAATATCAATACCGTTAGCATAATAATTATCAGATTCGGCTGTAATGTTGTTTGCTTCAACTGTGAAGTTTTCTCCAGAAATTATGAGACCATAAATGTAGGTGTGACCTTTAGCATTGATTTCATTATCAGAAACAATTGCATTATCACCTTTAACGTCAACAACATAAATAGTATCGTAACTACCTACAACATCACCATAGGTTACATTTACCTTATTGAGTGAGAATACCGGATTGTCAGTGCCTTCAATAACAATACCTTCACTGATAGGGAAAGATACCCAATTGCCGGAACCTGAAGGAATTTCAAACCAAGGAACATAACTGGAAACTAAATCCAAAGTAAAGTTATTTGCTATAATAGAAGTACCAGTAACATTGTTTACATAAACAGCATTGTTAACACCAGTACCTTTAGTAGCACCCTGATAATCAATATTATTTAAATTAAGGAATAAGGATGCAGCATCAATAGCAAAGATAGCGTAAGCATTTTGATCGTCATTACCAACAACATTTATGAAGTTATCGAATATGTGAGCATCAGTCTCAGCGCCTTCTATGTGAATACCTTTTCCAGGAGTTGCAATAGTGTTGTTTTCAATTACAGCAGTACCATTAATAACTTTAATACCGACAGCTTCAACACCGAAATTCTCCCAAACAGTTAAATTACCTTGTTCTGTTGAACTTAAAACAATGTAGTTACCTGTTGCATTTATGCCAGAACCTCTGTAAGCGATACCAGTGGTGTAATTACCATCCAATATAATGGAGTTATCTTTAACATTGGATTCAACATCACCTAAAGACATACCGAATACATTGTAACCTTTACCAGTAATTGTGTTGTTTTGATATAAAGCAGATACATTCTGACCATTCATACCTGAATAAATAGCATAAGCAGACTCTACACCAGTAACATCAATAGTGTTATCATATACAACACCGGTAGCAGGACCTTCAATATCAATACCATTAGTATAATAATTATCAGATTCAGTAGTAATAGTATTAGAGTTTATATTGAAGTTATTACCTGATAAAATAATACCATAAATGTAAGTATGACCTTTAGCATTGATTTTATTGTTTTCAATTAAAGCATAATCAGAATTCTTAAAGTCAACAGCATAAATAGTATCGTGATTACCTATAACATCACCGTAAGTAACAGTCACATTATTTTCCCTAAATTGAACAGCTTCACTGGAATCAAATACAATACCTTCAGATACAGGGAAAGATGTCCAATTACCGGAACCTGTAGGAATTTCAAACCAAGGAACATAACTGGAAACCAAATCTAAAGTGAAAGTGTTACCAGTAAATCTAGCATCAGTAGTGTTGTAAATATAAACAGCATTATTAATTCCAATACCAGCAGTAGTACCCTGATAGTCAACAGTGTTATTGTTAACAATTAAACTTGCTAATTCATCAGCGTAAAGAGCATAAGCATCTTTATCAGCATTACCAACAACGTTAATGAAGTTACCTTCTAAAGTAGCACTAGTTTCATTACCGGTTAAAACAACACCTTTTCCAGGAGTTGCAATAGTGTTGTTAGCAATAGTAGCATTGCCTGCAATTACAAGAATACCTCTAGCTTCAACACCAAATCCTTCTTGGACAGATTCGTTACCTTGTTCAGAAGAAATTAAAACAAATCTGTTGCCATCTACATTTAAAACATCAGTTCTAGCAGCAAGACCTGTAGTATAATTACCTTCAAGATTAACAAAGTTATCTTTAACATTGGATTCAACATCACCTAAAGAGAAACCAAAGATATTGTAAGATTTACCTGTGATATTGTTATCAGTATAGTTAGCACTAACAGTTTTACCATTCATACCAGAATAAATAGCATAAGCACTGTTTACAGCACTAACATCAATATTATTGTTTTCAACTACACCAGTTGCAGGACCTTCAATATCGATTCCGTTAGCATATAATACGCCGGTAGAAGTAATGTTATTGCCGCTGATTGTGAAATCATCACCAGATATGATTATACCATAAATATAAGAGAAACCATCAGATATTATTTCATTATTGGTTATTAAAACATCATCGGACTCAGATACATCTACAGTATAAATTGTATCCCAATCACCAGTAACATTTCCATAGGTAACATTTATTAAATTTCCGTCTAAAATAGCACCATCAGAATTTTTAATAACAATTGCTTCACTCATAGGAGCACTTACCCAATTACCAGAACCTGCAGGCTCTTCAGCCCATCCAACAGCAGCGGAAACAAGGTTTGCAAATATTTGATTGTTAAAAATTGTTGCATTTTTAGAACTGGTTATGCGAACAGCATTATTATTATAATAACCGTTGGTTCTACCACCATATGCAATAAATGAATTTATAAACTTGAAATCATCAGAATACATTACTTCAATAGGAATTGCACCTGCACCGCTTTGGTCATCTGTAAATACAATATTTACATTGTCAATTAAAACATCAGAAGTATGATTTTCTTCACTTCCAGCAACGAAAATAGAATTTACACCTTTATTTTGAATAATTGATAAATTTCTCAATATAACATCACTGGAATAAATTTCAAAGTTTGGATCGTTGAAAAATCCGCCGGTTAATGTGATAGCACGTTCAACAGTTAAATTCAAATTATCAAAAGTACCGTTAAATACAATTTCATCTGCAGTTACATTTTTATACAACTGACCAGAATCATCTATATACTGACCAATAGTTTCCGGAGTAACTACAGCTGCGGAACTTTCATTTGCGCTTACATCTTGAACATCTTGTTCAACCGCAAGCGGTTCATCGATAGTTACTTCATCATCAATAGCTACAACATCAGTAGCATTATCTGCAGCAAAAGTTGCTCCAACAGATAACATTACGAAGCATAACATGATTAATGAAATAAATAAAGTTTTTGACTTAATAATTACACCTCATATTATATATAAATTATAAAATAGTCTAATAAAATTGATAAAATAATGACTATTGTGTAATATATTATTTTAAAATTATTTAAATTTAATTAAAATAAGATTGAAAAAAAAGTAAAATAAAGGTTAAAACCTTTATTTTTTAATTGTTAATGTGGTTTTTACTGTACATCCACCATAAGAAGATGATATCGCATATTTGCCTACTTTTAAATTTTTAAGTGTTAAAGTAGCAATACCTTTGTTATTGGTTTTTGCAGTGTATTTTTTATTTTTAACCTTGAAGGTAACTTTCTTATTCTTTAAGATTTTACCTTTACTGTTTACAACTTTAACAGTGTATTTAATGGTTTTTGCTTTCTTTTTAGAAAGGCTTTTAGCGATTACAGTAGGTTTGAATGTAATCTTATTGGATACCTTATGAAGACCGCATGTAGCAGTAATTGTGTATGAACCTGCAGCCAATTTTACAGTATATGATGCATAACCATTTTTATCAGTGTTAACAGTTTTGGTTTTACCGTTAATCTTAAATGTTACTGCTTTTCCTGCAATGGCTTTTTTATCTGCATTCAAAATCCTAACTTTATAGGTTACTTTATTGCCGTAATATACAGTATAAGCCTTGTTGCCTGTGATTGAAATTTTTTCAACTACATTCAATATTGAAGATGTGTTAGCATCATTGTAGTAATCTACAGAGGCAACATTAGAGATTATATCATAATCGCCAATATCCAAAGACACATCGACATCATACATAAATTTTGCAACACCATTTTTATCTGTTATCGCATTTCCTAATACGTAAGATCTGCCCGCTGAATTAATTCTGTTAAATACAACTTTAGCGTTAGAGATTGGATTTCCAAATTCATCCAGGACTGTTGCAATAAAGTTTCCAGATCCTCCCTGTTCTATTGAGACATCACCAACAGAGATAACGATATTTCCCTTGATTATAGAAAATTCCAATACTGAAGTCATGGTTTTGTAGTTATCCTTTGAAATTATGGCTTTAAATGTTGAATACTGTGC
Proteins encoded in this window:
- a CDS encoding carboxypeptidase-like regulatory domain-containing protein — encoded protein: MLSVGATFAADNATDVVAIDDEVTIDEPLAVEQDVQDVSANESSAAVVTPETIGQYIDDSGQLYKNVTADEIVFNGTFDNLNLTVERAITLTGGFFNDPNFEIYSSDVILRNLSIIQNKGVNSIFVAGSEENHTSDVLIDNVNIVFTDDQSGAGAIPIEVMYSDDFKFINSFIAYGGRTNGYYNNNAVRITSSKNATIFNNQIFANLVSAAVGWAEEPAGSGNWVSAPMSEAIVIKNSDGAILDGNLINVTYGNVTGDWDTIYTVDVSESDDVLITNNEIISDGFSYIYGIIISGDDFTISGNNITSTGVLYANGIDIEGPATGVVENNNIDVSAVNSAYAIYSGMNGKTVSANYTDNNITGKSYNIFGFSLGDVESNVKDNFVNLEGNYTTGLAARTDVLNVDGNRFVLISSEQGNESVQEGFGVEARGILVIAGNATIANNTIATPGKGVVLTGNETSATLEGNFINVVGNADKDAYALYADELASLIVNNNTVDYQGTTAGIGINNAVYIYNTTDARFTGNTFTLDLVSSYVPWFEIPTGSGNWTSFPVSEGIVFDSSEAVQFRENNVTVTYGDVIGNHDTIYAVDFKNSDYALIENNKINAKGHTYIYGIILSGNNFNINSNTITTESDNYYTNGIDIEGPATGVVYDNTIDVTGVESAYAIYSGMNGQNVSALYQNNTITGKGYNVFGMSLGDVESNVKDNSIILDGNYTTGIAYRGSGINATGNYIVLSSTEQGNLTVWENFGVEAVGIKVINGTAVIENNTIATPGKGIHIEGAETDAHIFDNFINVVGNDDQNAYAIFAIDAASLFLNLNNIDYQGATKGTGVNNAVYVNNVTGTSIIANNFTLDLVSSYVPWFEIPSGSGNWVSFPISEGIVIEGTDNPVFSLNKVNVTYGDVVGSYDTIYVVDVKGDNAIVSDNEINAKGHTYIYGLIISGENFTVEANNITAESDNYYANGIDIEGPATGVVKDNGIIAKGAQLAYPVYSGMNGQNVSVNYTGNDIVGEAYLVIGMSLGDVESNIVDSGITVNGNYTTGIAYRGSKLTVDNTQILSNASNVGTESVWEAFGTDTAGIKVVQGNSTITNNNIQTTADYAIDVRDTAASVHDNYLVGKKFAGDDSVTNAANSEVYNNTPVIENKAATMISIDEVYGNCNITGTLTDVNGNPIAKDTINYSVDGVNYTTQTDSNGVFKITNLTNAEIKISFDGDSFLKPSNATVILKDIAPARTNTTIMSSDFTQYACDYYEGERGGNFTFQLLDENGNPLVNKTIYIGYNGVTLNRTTDANGYASVQINLKNAGLYTFVLVFLGDKDYNASMAVHKVTINKKTTSISASAKTFKATAKTKKYTVTLKTIKGSSIDGKTYLAKGKKVTLKLNGKTYTAKTNAKGQATFSLKITKKGKFTASIKYAGDNTYKAASKSVKITIK